A region of Curvibacter sp. AEP1-3 DNA encodes the following proteins:
- a CDS encoding TRAP transporter substrate-binding protein has translation MKLVPTVLAAAVTALSLAAHAAEFKSADIHNSDDYPTVTAVKFMSEELKKASGGKNSIKVFNKGALGTEKETIDQVKIGALDMVRVNISPMNSVCPKTNIPVLPFLFRSVDHLHKVLDGPIGEEIAKDCEAAGFVLLAYYDSGSRSIYSKKPVKTIADTKGMKIRVQQSDLWVAVAGAMGANPTPMPAGEVLTALKTGLVDAAENNYPSYGSGFRHFEAAKYYNKTEHSMAPEVLLFSKVNFDKLPKAEQDQIRAAAKASVPFNRQAWAAYEKKEFDMVKAAGTEFVEVDKKSFQDVMAPVYDKFANTPDLKRLVKAVQDTK, from the coding sequence ATGAAACTGGTACCTACCGTCCTGGCCGCTGCAGTCACTGCATTGAGCCTCGCAGCGCACGCTGCGGAATTCAAATCCGCCGACATCCACAACTCGGATGACTACCCCACCGTCACCGCGGTGAAGTTCATGAGTGAAGAGCTCAAGAAGGCTTCCGGCGGCAAAAACAGCATCAAGGTATTCAACAAGGGCGCTTTGGGCACCGAGAAAGAAACCATCGACCAGGTGAAGATCGGCGCGCTGGACATGGTGCGCGTGAACATCAGCCCGATGAACTCGGTATGCCCCAAGACCAACATCCCTGTGCTGCCTTTCCTGTTCCGCTCGGTGGATCACCTGCACAAAGTGCTGGACGGCCCCATCGGTGAAGAGATCGCCAAGGACTGCGAAGCTGCAGGCTTTGTGCTGCTGGCCTACTACGACTCCGGCTCCCGCTCCATTTACAGCAAGAAGCCCGTCAAGACCATTGCTGACACCAAGGGCATGAAGATCCGCGTGCAACAGTCTGACCTGTGGGTCGCCGTGGCTGGTGCCATGGGTGCCAACCCCACCCCCATGCCTGCCGGCGAAGTGCTGACGGCACTGAAGACGGGCCTGGTGGACGCAGCTGAAAACAACTACCCCTCCTACGGTTCCGGCTTCCGTCACTTCGAAGCAGCCAAGTACTACAACAAGACCGAGCACTCCATGGCTCCTGAAGTGCTGTTGTTTTCCAAGGTGAACTTCGACAAGCTGCCTAAGGCTGAACAAGACCAGATCCGCGCTGCTGCCAAAGCCTCTGTGCCTTTCAACCGCCAGGCATGGGCTGCTTATGAGAAGAAAGAATTCGACATGGTGAAAGCGGCCGGGACCGAGTTCGTGGAAGTGGACAAAAAATCCTTCCAGGACGTCATGGCACCTGTGTACGACAAGTTTGCCAACACCCCTGACCTCAAGCGCCTCGTGAAGGCTGTGCAAGACACGAAGTAA